The DNA sequence TAATGACTTTCCATGTTCTAATTTAGTTTCCTGTTGCTGGTTCATTGATCTGCCCTGTGCTAAATTAGTTTGCTTGGTGCTGTTGATTAGGTTTAAACTGTTATTGATCCTATGTTGCTGTCTCATTGATTTACTTTTGTGCTAAACTGGTTTATATGATGCTGCTGCATAGTATTATTGCTGCCTTATTCTTGTGTTGGCTACTGCTGGAATGAACAGATTCTAAATTATTTGTGCAGTAGTGATAACTTTGATGAATTTCTGAGTCTAAGCTATCACTACTACTGCATTCTTGCAATAGCTGCTGTTTGAAGTGAATGATGGTTGTGAATACTTATTGAGTGTTGTTGTGGATGAAtgtttcctttcttttgctgcATATGTATTGCATCATCAAAAGCATTTTTGCAAGATATCTAACATGTTTATTTCTTTTACGTGCAGGAAGACAAGATGTGATGACAAAAATATGTTCCATATAAATATCACATGGGATGGGTCTTACAATGACCTTAGTTATGTAAATGTAATATTTTAATGTGTTATGTACTTTTTGAGGTATTACATGTAATTAGAAAAATTACACTCTATTTTGATTTGTGTTGTTTAGACTAAAAATTAAACATATCTCTCTTATAATGAAACTTTTATGATTTAGATttcttgaatttcttatttttagatttattttgtgattattaTCATTTTGGGATgtgattataatttaaaaaaattgaatctcATAAACAACAACAGGCTATAGTTACCGttttaaaaaaccgtgaccatagataaggctatggtcatagttttaaggaggggtgaccatagaggctatggccACGGTGAAAAACCATGACCAGAGATAgggctatggtcacgattttaaGGAGGGTGGCCATAGAGGCTATGGCCACGGtgaaaaactgtgaccatagatagggctatggtcacggttttaaggaggggtgaccatagaggctatggctACGAtgaaaaatcgtgaccatagataggctatggtcacggttttaaggggggtgaccatagatagggctatggtcacggtttttttgttggggtgaccatagataggGCTATGGTCATGGTTTTAAGGAAGGGTGACCATAGATGCTATGACCACGGtgaaaatcgtgaccatagccttatctatagccacggttttaaggaggggtgaccatagaggctatggtcatGGTAAAAAAACATGGCCTAAAGTGtcagattttgaaaattgaaatcgTGACCataaaaaccgtgaccatagacctatGGCCACGAGAGAATAGACCACGGtaaaaaactgtgaccataggtccaaaaccgtgaccatagatctatggtcaccctttttACTTTACCGTGACCATAGGCATTTTTTTGTAGTGAAAACTAGCCGTTGAGAAGTAGCCACCTGTTGCGGACACATTTATAAATATCAACTATCAATGATTCAACAACTCCATTTTAACTCTAGTTTCTCATCTCAAAAGAATACTAAAAAATACATTTCAAGATATGGCTAGAAATTTTGATGATATGTTTAATGAGGCTTTGTATGGTAAAAGAAGATGACGAGATAATACACTCATGGATAATTGGATCGATGAGTGTTTATTCAATGattcagaagaagaagatatcgATAGAAGCTCTATCCCAAATCCTCATAGATGGATCAACAGAGATCGAGAAGCAGGACATGATCGCCTTTTCCAAGATTACTTTATAGATGAGCCGATGTATAATGCTGACATTTTTCGACAGAGATTTTGAATGAGAAGATATATGTTCCTTCAAATAGTAGACACTCTCTCAAATGTCTATCCATATTTCCAACAGAGGGTCGATGCAACGGGAAGAAGAGGCTTGTCACCACTCCAAAAATGAGATACAGATATTAGCATATGGCGTAGCAGCTGATGTTGTTGATTATTATGTGTGCATAGGTGAGAGCACTACAATTGAATGCATGGAAAATTTATTGAAGGTGTCATTTTGGTGTTCGAGGATGAATACTTGcgaaaaccaaattcaaatgATGTACGACGCCTGCTACAAATGGCAGAGGGTCGTGGCTTTCCTGACATGTTGGGTAGCATTGACTGCATGCATTGGCAGTGGAAAAATTGTCCAAAGGCGTGAAAAGGTATGTACATGAGTGGTTACCGTAGGGTTGCAACCATAGTACTTGAAATTGTAGCATCTTCAAACCTTTCGATATGGCATGCGTTTTTTGGAGTTTTTTGTTCAAATAACGATATCAGTGTATTATATCATCACCAGTGTTCGATGATATTCTAAATGACCGTGCTCCAGAAGTAAATTATACTATTAATGGTAATAATTATACTATGGGATACTATTTAGCAGATGGTATTTATTCTGAATGGGCCACATTTGTCAAATCAATCTCAAAGCCACAAAGGGAGAAACGCAAATTATTTGCGTAATaccaaaaagggaaaagaaaagatGTGGAGCGAGCATTCATAGTGTTGCAACCACGCTTTGCAATTATACGTGGTCCAACGCGCTtttggaaaaagaagaagcttgtaAACATAATAAGAGCTTATATTATATTGCATAATATGATTGTTGAGGATGAAAGAGACACTTATGCAGGAAATTTTTCTCAAGGCTTAGAGTACGACGATGTCGAAAATGGCTTATCATGACCTCAGTTAGAAGAGGAATATTTTGCGCCCTACTATCAATTTCTCCAAAGAAATGCCCAACTTCGAAATAGGAAGCAACATAGACAGTTGAAAGATTCTGGGTAGGGGGTGGGGGTTGGTTTCATGCAAGGCCTTCGCAGTAGGAAGAGGCAGTTGTAATTTGAAAG is a window from the Arachis stenosperma cultivar V10309 chromosome 3, arast.V10309.gnm1.PFL2, whole genome shotgun sequence genome containing:
- the LOC130966742 gene encoding uncharacterized protein LOC130966742; translated protein: MDNWIDECLFNDSEEEDIDRSSIPNPHRWINRDREAGHDRLFQDYFIDEPIGSMQREEEACHHSKNEIQILAYGVAADVVDYYVCIGESTTIECMENLLKVSFWCSRMNTCENQIQMMYDACYKWQRVVAFLTCWVALTACIGSGKIVQRREKCIISSPVFDDILNDRAPEVNYTINGNNYTMGYYLADGIYSEWATFVKSISKPQREKRKLFAYGLHVATINIGASSEMSWGYQFYISDVYLTYTPSILLGSHLIGMIHSIQDVDFFDPSYGRSFSLIHFRSISMIDWIRRYDGSMQ